In one window of Musa acuminata AAA Group cultivar baxijiao chromosome BXJ3-2, Cavendish_Baxijiao_AAA, whole genome shotgun sequence DNA:
- the LOC135631419 gene encoding aluminum-activated malate transporter 10-like, whose amino-acid sequence MATEKEAQGGLEWRVSVPEGSAAEMELESKWIHRARTWLIQLVMTVVSKVTSFGKKAGKIGADDPRKVIHGVKVGIALTLVSLFYYTRPLYDGVGGCALWAVMTVVVVFEFTVGGCLYKGINRAVATSTAGTLAVGIHWIASKSGEKMEPIILSSSVFLLASAATFSRFIPNIKARFDYGITIFILTFSLVAVSGYRVDELLRLAQVRICTIAIGIAICLVVCVLVRPVWAGQELHLLVSRNMDKLADSLEGLVEDYFMKDKKVEGEVSYSQRSQGYKNVLNSKASEDSQANLARWEPGHGKFGFKHPWSQYLKVGAAMRYCAYCMEALNGCINSEIQAPEHMKRHLRDVCMRLSLGSSKVLKEISSSVKSMKESRSIQVLVGEMNDAVEELQVALRSLPKQLTQSPAAAAAEAATIEKRHCVPATTISLMEVMPLFTAASLLIEVSERVGGVVDAVGTLATLACFEPIDHKKPSSSVVPRDEESVKPSQEV is encoded by the exons ATGGCTACCGAGAAAGAAGCACAGGGTGGTTTGGAATGGCGGGTAAGTGTCCCTGAAGGATCCGCGGCGGAAATGGAGTTGGAATCCAAATGGATTCACAGGGCACGAACTTGGTTGATCCAGCTTGTGATGACGGTGGTATCGAAGGTGACGAGCTTCGGGAAGAAAGCTGGGAAGATCGGAGCTGATGATCCTCGCAAGGTCATCCATGGTGTCAAAGTCGGGATCGCACTAACGTTGGTCTCACTCTTCTACTACACCAGGCCATTGTACGACGGCGTTGGAGGATGCGCTCTGTGGGCAGTGATGACAGTGGTGGTGGTCTTTGAATTCACCGTTG GTGGCTGCTTGTACAAAGGAATTAACAGAGCTGTAGCAACATCGACAGCCGGCACTCTTGCGGTGGGCATCCATTGGATTGCAAGTAAATCCGGAGAAAAAATGGAGCCTATTATTCTGAGTTCTTCCGTCTTTCTCCTAG CTTCGGCTGCTACGTTCTCTCGATTCATACCCAACATAAAAGCACGGTTCGACTACGGAATCACCATATTTATCCTCACCTTCAGCTTGGTGGCTGTATCTGGATATCGTGTGGATGAACTGCTCCGATTGGCACAGGTGCGTATCTGCACCATCGCCATCGGTATCGCCATATGTCTCGTTGTTTGCGTTCTTGTTCGTCCCGTGTGGGCTGGCCAAGAGCTTCACCTCCTGGTTTCCCGTAACATGGATAAGCTCGCTGATTCATTAGAGG GTTTAGTGGAAGACTACTTCATGAAGGATAAGAAGGTTGAAGGAGAGGTGTCGTACTCTCAAAGGTCACAGGGATATAAGAACGTCCTGAATTCCAAAGCATCTGAAGATTCACAGGCCAATCTTGCAAGATGGGAACCTGGGCATGGCAAATTTGGCTTCAAGCATCCATGGAGCCAATACCTCAAAGTTGGAGCCGCCATGCGGTACTGTGCCTACTGCATGGAAgccctcaatggttgcatcaactCAGAGATCCAG GCACCAGAGCACATGAAGCGTCATCTACGTGATGTCTGCATGAGGTTGAGTTTGGGTTCATCGAAGGTTTTGAAGGAGATATCGAGCTCCGTCAAGTCGATGAAGGAGTCGCGAAGCATTCAAGTTTTAGTAGGAGAGATGAATGATGCAGTGGAGGAGCTCCAAGTTGCCTTGCGATCACTTCCCAAACAATTAACACAgtcaccagcagcagcagcagcagaagcagcaacTATAGAGAAGAGGCATTGTGTTCCAGCAACGACGATTTCGTTAATGGAAGTCATGCCTCTCTTCACAGCAGCATCGTTACTGATAGAGGTGTCGGAGAGGGTCGGAGGAGTCGTCGATGCCGTGGGCACGTTAGCCACACTTGCGTGCTTTGAGCCCATCGACCACAAGAAGCCTTCTTCATCTGTAGTTCCTCGAGATGAAGAATCCGTGAAGCCGTCTCAAGAGGTCTAG
- the LOC103975901 gene encoding mitochondrial import inner membrane translocase subunit TIM23-1 isoform X2 — translation MADPRTYGGDDADRRQDSSGRRLYNPYHDLQIPHRTLYDLPTSPEFLFQEESLAERRSWGENLTYYTGIGYLAGSASGASLGIRHALRSAEPGDTTKIRINRILNSCGQDGRRIGNRFGVIGLLYAGLESGMVAARDKDDWVNSVVAGLGTGALFKAANGPRSAAVAGAIGGLMVGAAVAGKQIMKRYVPI, via the coding sequence ATGGCCGATCCGAGGACCTATGGGGGAGATGACGCCGATCGCAGACAGGATTCGAGCGGACGGCGGCTTTACAACCCCTACCACGATCTTCAGATCCCCCACCGCACCCTCTACGACCTCCCCACGTCCCCGGAGTTTCTCTTCCAGGAAGAATCCCTCGCCGAGCGCCGCTCCTGGGGCGAGAACCTCACCTACTACACCGGCATCGGATACCTCGCCGGGTCTGCTTCCGGCGCCTCCCTCGGCATCCGCCATGCCCTCCGATCTGCGGAGCCCGGGGATACCACGAAGATCCGCATCAACCGCATCCTCAACTCCTGCGGCCAGGACGGCCGCCGGATCGGCAACCGCTTCGGCGTCATCGGCCTCTTGTACGCCGGGCTTGAGAGCGGGATGGTCGCCGCGAGGGATAAGGACGACTGGGTCAACAGCGTCGtcgccgggctcggtaccggggcCCTGTTCAAGGCCGCCAACGGGCCGCGGTCGGCGGCGGTTGCCGGCGCTATCGGAGGATTGATGGTTGGAGCTGCTGTCGCGGGGAAGCAGATTATGAAGAGATACGTGCCAATCTAG